From Acidobacteriota bacterium, one genomic window encodes:
- the serC gene encoding 3-phosphoserine/phosphohydroxythreonine transaminase — protein sequence MTKKVYNFSAGPAIIPREVLEIAQRELISFEGIGMSVMEISHRSKTFAGVLHRAESGIRNLLDVPDNYRILFLQGGASLQFSMIPMNFLKGSADYIVTGAWGKKAVKEARKCGNVNVICTTEPTGFRSVPSPEELSFSPGADYVHYCSNETIDGVEFKYDLDAGGIPVVCDASSNILSKPIDIEKYAIVYAGAQKNIGPSGVTLVIIRDDLLERVPENQHSMLDYRALAANDSMLNTPNTWGIYLISLVCDWLERRGGVAGIERLNEEKARILYDAIDSSDGFYSGHAERAARSVMNVTFRLPSEELESRFVAEATAAGFAGIKGHRSVGGIRASIYNAFPKEGVERFVEFMRNFERTPG from the coding sequence ATGACGAAAAAGGTTTATAACTTCAGCGCCGGGCCGGCGATCATTCCGCGGGAAGTTCTCGAGATCGCGCAGCGCGAACTGATCTCGTTTGAAGGCATCGGAATGAGCGTGATGGAGATCAGCCATCGCTCGAAGACGTTCGCGGGCGTGCTCCATCGCGCCGAATCGGGAATCAGAAACCTTCTTGACGTGCCCGACAATTACCGCATTTTGTTTCTGCAAGGCGGTGCGTCTTTGCAGTTTTCGATGATCCCGATGAACTTTCTCAAAGGATCGGCCGATTACATCGTGACCGGCGCGTGGGGGAAGAAGGCGGTCAAAGAGGCGCGCAAGTGCGGGAATGTGAACGTCATCTGCACGACGGAACCGACGGGCTTTCGTTCGGTCCCGTCGCCCGAAGAACTCAGCTTTTCGCCCGGCGCGGACTATGTTCATTACTGTTCGAACGAAACGATCGACGGCGTCGAATTCAAGTATGACCTCGACGCCGGCGGCATTCCGGTTGTTTGCGACGCGTCGTCGAATATCCTCTCGAAGCCGATCGATATAGAGAAATACGCGATTGTTTACGCCGGCGCGCAGAAGAACATCGGTCCCTCGGGCGTGACATTGGTGATCATCCGCGACGATCTCCTCGAACGCGTCCCGGAAAATCAGCATTCGATGCTCGATTACCGCGCGCTGGCGGCGAACGATTCAATGCTCAACACGCCGAACACCTGGGGAATCTACTTGATCAGTTTGGTTTGCGACTGGCTTGAACGCCGCGGCGGCGTTGCCGGAATCGAGCGGTTGAACGAGGAGAAGGCTCGAATTTTGTATGACGCGATCGATTCGAGCGACGGGTTTTACAGCGGCCACGCCGAACGCGCGGCGCGCTCAGTGATGAACGTCACGTTTCGATTGCCGTCCGAAGAACTCGAATCTCGCTTCGTCGCCGAAGCGACCGCCGCCGGTTTCGCCGGCATCAAAGGCCACCGTTCCGTCGGCGGCATCCGCGCCTCGATCTACAATGCCTTCCCGAAAGAAGGCGTTGAAAGATTCGTCGAATTTATGCGGAACTTCGAGCGGACTCCCGGTTGA
- a CDS encoding AIM24 family protein — translation MSKYTMQSFLQQTAQQESKREFFELENPYLLEVNLNGRVWAKLGSMIGYMGNVKFEREGVLEGGIGKFLKKAVSGESTPMMKAEGQGRVYFAESGKKVRILNLQNEMFYVNGNNILAFEDAIQWDIKMMRRVAGMAAGGLFNMQLGGTGMVAITTHFDPITLVVTPEYPVFTDPNATVAWSGNLQPTIKTDISLKTFFGRGSGESFQLAFQGQGWVVLQPYEEIYYANQAS, via the coding sequence ATGTCAAAATACACGATGCAGAGTTTTCTGCAGCAAACGGCGCAGCAGGAAAGCAAACGCGAGTTTTTCGAACTCGAAAATCCTTATCTTCTTGAGGTTAATCTCAACGGTCGCGTCTGGGCGAAGCTCGGCTCGATGATCGGCTATATGGGGAACGTCAAATTCGAACGCGAAGGCGTGCTCGAAGGCGGGATCGGAAAATTTCTGAAAAAGGCCGTCTCGGGCGAATCGACGCCGATGATGAAGGCCGAAGGGCAAGGCCGCGTTTATTTCGCCGAAAGCGGAAAGAAGGTGCGCATCCTGAATCTTCAGAACGAGATGTTCTACGTCAACGGCAACAACATTCTTGCGTTCGAAGACGCCATTCAATGGGACATCAAAATGATGCGCCGCGTTGCCGGAATGGCTGCGGGCGGTTTGTTCAATATGCAGCTCGGCGGCACGGGAATGGTCGCGATCACGACGCATTTCGATCCGATCACGCTCGTCGTCACGCCCGAGTATCCGGTTTTCACCGACCCGAACGCGACCGTCGCGTGGTCGGGCAATCTGCAGCCGACGATCAAGACCGACATCTCGCTCAAGACCTTTTTCGGGCGCGGTTCCGGCGAATCGTTCCAGCTTGCGTTCCAAGGCCAGGGATGGGTCGTGCTCCAGCCGTATGAAGAGATTTATTACGCGAATCAGGCGTCTTGA
- a CDS encoding L-seryl-tRNA(Sec) selenium transferase: METEQERLAMVPPVDSVLRTETANSILRSTGAKHLTVLARAVTDSVRRDLRDGAFSGASRESLLEESERRLETFWRKELGTGSKRVINASGVVIHTNLGRAPLSEAARQAISNASGYCNLEYSLETGRRGKRGARAECLLAELTGAESALIVNNCAAAAFLVLRVLACGGEVVISRGELVEIGGDFRVPDVLTESGAVLREVGTTNRTKLADYERAINDGTRLILKVHPSNYRIVGFTAAPELSELAELAHRNGLVLFEDAGSGALFDLGEFGLRDEPVIPVSIAAGADVVTFSGDKLLGGVQSGLIVGRSDVIERIRKHPLYRALRVDKLAYAALEATLEAYRREPLDEIPVLRMLSSRKEDLEARAADFAARLNASTIMKATVIPGHSVIGGGSAPAVQPETALIALEHSRLSAARFEERLRLSDPPVITRIVDGNVAIDLRTVGHGEVAELIDCLMLVA; this comes from the coding sequence ATGGAAACCGAACAGGAAAGACTGGCGATGGTTCCGCCGGTCGACTCAGTTCTCCGCACCGAAACCGCGAACTCGATTTTGCGTTCAACGGGTGCCAAACATCTGACTGTGCTGGCGCGTGCCGTGACGGACTCGGTTAGGCGTGACCTCCGCGACGGCGCTTTCTCGGGTGCGAGCCGCGAATCGCTCCTGGAAGAATCTGAGCGACGTCTTGAAACCTTTTGGCGAAAAGAACTTGGAACCGGATCGAAGCGTGTCATCAACGCGTCCGGCGTCGTCATTCACACGAACCTCGGCCGCGCGCCGTTGTCTGAGGCCGCCCGGCAAGCGATTTCAAATGCGTCAGGTTACTGCAATCTCGAATACAGCCTGGAAACCGGCCGGCGCGGAAAACGCGGCGCGCGTGCCGAGTGCCTGCTGGCCGAACTGACCGGGGCTGAATCCGCCTTGATCGTCAACAACTGCGCCGCCGCCGCGTTTCTTGTCCTGCGCGTACTGGCCTGCGGCGGCGAGGTCGTCATCTCGCGCGGCGAACTCGTCGAGATCGGCGGCGACTTTCGCGTTCCGGACGTTCTGACCGAATCCGGCGCAGTTCTCAGGGAAGTCGGCACGACCAACCGCACGAAGCTCGCCGATTACGAACGCGCGATCAATGACGGAACGCGTTTGATCCTCAAGGTTCACCCGTCAAACTACCGGATCGTCGGATTCACCGCCGCGCCCGAGCTTTCAGAACTCGCCGAACTCGCGCATCGCAACGGATTGGTTCTATTCGAAGACGCCGGATCAGGGGCATTGTTCGATCTCGGCGAATTTGGTCTGCGTGACGAACCGGTGATCCCCGTCTCGATCGCCGCAGGTGCGGACGTTGTTACCTTCAGCGGCGACAAATTGCTCGGCGGGGTTCAATCCGGGTTGATCGTCGGCCGCAGCGATGTCATCGAGCGCATCCGAAAGCATCCGTTGTATCGAGCACTCCGCGTGGACAAACTTGCCTACGCCGCGCTCGAAGCGACGCTCGAAGCGTACCGTCGCGAACCGCTCGACGAAATTCCGGTATTGCGAATGCTTTCGTCGAGGAAGGAAGATCTTGAAGCGCGGGCCGCCGACTTCGCTGCGCGCCTGAACGCGTCAACCATAATGAAAGCGACTGTAATTCCCGGCCATTCGGTTATCGGCGGCGGCTCGGCCCCGGCCGTGCAACCCGAAACGGCTCTCATCGCGCTCGAACATTCGCGGCTTTCGGCGGCGAGATTTGAGGAACGGTTGCGCTTGTCAGATCCGCCGGTCATCACGAGAATAGTTGATGGAAACGTCGCCATCGATCTTCGAACGGTGGGTCACGGCGAGGTAGCTGAATTGATTGATTGTTTGATGCTGGTCGCTTGA
- a CDS encoding cold shock domain-containing protein: MSKTIGKVKWFNNAKGYGFIEKPGEQDIFVHYSAISGDGYKTLAQGQEVEFEVTNGPKGPQAENVMKV; encoded by the coding sequence ATGTCAAAAACGATCGGAAAAGTTAAGTGGTTTAACAACGCAAAGGGCTATGGTTTTATTGAAAAACCCGGCGAACAGGATATTTTCGTGCATTACAGCGCGATTTCCGGCGACGGCTATAAGACCTTGGCGCAAGGGCAGGAAGTCGAGTTTGAAGTTACGAACGGACCGAAAGGGCCGCAGGCAGAAAACGTAATGAAAGTTTGA
- a CDS encoding tryptophan 2,3-dioxygenase, with protein MTEYGKNPALSYNKYLKVPELIDLQETLSEPTSHDELLFIIIHQTYELWFKQILHEVDATLGWLGEGRMFRANHSLKAVTSIEKIMVSQIHILESMAQIGFLEFRDRLNPASGFQSMQFRELEFSSGAKDEKILKFFEFDEFAHKRLEKRYNTPSLADAFWELLKRNGFAVSTDDDRVASIVQILRKPETYPDLFNMQDLLIDHDENIALWRYHHVLMVERMLGMKRGTGGSEGAGYLRTTLSKKFFPEIWEARTHLEL; from the coding sequence ATGACTGAATACGGAAAAAATCCCGCGCTCTCATACAACAAATACCTGAAGGTTCCGGAACTGATCGACTTGCAAGAGACGCTCTCGGAACCGACCAGCCACGACGAATTGCTGTTCATCATTATTCATCAGACCTACGAGCTCTGGTTCAAACAGATTCTCCACGAAGTCGATGCGACGCTCGGATGGCTTGGCGAAGGGCGTATGTTCCGCGCAAATCACTCGCTCAAAGCCGTGACGTCGATCGAGAAGATAATGGTCTCGCAGATCCATATTCTCGAATCGATGGCGCAGATCGGATTTCTCGAGTTTCGCGATCGACTCAATCCGGCAAGCGGATTTCAGTCTATGCAATTTCGGGAATTGGAGTTTTCTTCGGGCGCGAAGGACGAGAAAATCCTGAAGTTCTTTGAATTTGACGAGTTCGCCCACAAACGGCTCGAGAAGCGCTACAACACGCCGTCGCTCGCGGATGCATTCTGGGAACTACTGAAACGCAACGGTTTCGCGGTCTCGACGGACGACGATCGAGTCGCGTCGATCGTTCAGATATTGAGAAAACCCGAAACCTATCCGGACCTTTTCAATATGCAGGACCTGTTGATCGATCACGACGAGAATATCGCACTGTGGCGCTATCATCACGTGCTGATGGTCGAGAGAATGCTGGGAATGAAACGCGGCACCGGCGGTTCCGAAGGCGCGGGCTATTTGCGGACGACGCTCTCGAAGAAGTTTTTCCCCGAGATATGGGAGGCGCGAACGCACCTCGAATTGTAG
- the murA gene encoding UDP-N-acetylglucosamine 1-carboxyvinyltransferase: protein MDKFLIRGGKPLHGKIEISGAKNSALPCLAATLLTAETVILHNVPYVKDLITQRRLLEDLGATALTPELRTHKVTARNIETFEAPYELVKTMRASVLALGPLLARFGKAKVSLPGGCAIGTRPIDLHLKAFEVLGAIVSLEAGNVVARAPEGGRLIGAAVDFEKVTVTGTENVMMAASLARGKTVIKNAACEPEIDDLAELLNKMGARIKGAGTPTIEIEGVEHLGGAEHTIIPDRIEAGTFIVAAAISGGEIEIKNCRPDHLTAVIDKLRDAGVVIEELNQSTLHVKVGPAGLTSKGVTTEPHPLFPTDMQAQYMALMTQAEGTSVIKETIFENRFMHASELIRMGARIEISGNTATVHGKTQLSGAPVLASDLRASASLVLAGLAADSETVIDRVYHIDRGYETIVKKLQSIGADIERITH from the coding sequence ATGGATAAATTTTTGATTCGCGGCGGGAAACCGCTTCACGGAAAGATCGAGATCAGCGGCGCGAAGAATTCGGCGCTGCCTTGTTTGGCGGCGACGCTATTGACGGCGGAGACAGTGATTCTGCATAACGTGCCTTATGTTAAGGACCTGATCACGCAGCGCCGTCTGCTTGAAGACCTCGGGGCGACCGCTTTGACGCCCGAACTCCGGACCCATAAGGTCACGGCACGGAACATCGAAACCTTCGAAGCGCCGTACGAACTCGTCAAAACGATGCGTGCCAGCGTTCTTGCGCTCGGACCTTTACTGGCGCGGTTCGGCAAGGCAAAGGTTTCCCTGCCGGGCGGTTGTGCGATCGGCACGCGTCCGATCGATCTCCACCTGAAGGCTTTTGAAGTTCTCGGGGCGATCGTCTCGCTCGAGGCCGGAAACGTAGTCGCGCGTGCGCCCGAAGGCGGACGCTTGATCGGAGCCGCAGTCGATTTTGAAAAGGTCACCGTCACCGGGACCGAGAACGTAATGATGGCCGCGAGCCTGGCGCGCGGCAAGACCGTTATCAAGAACGCCGCGTGCGAACCGGAGATCGACGATCTCGCGGAACTTCTCAACAAAATGGGCGCGCGGATCAAAGGCGCGGGAACGCCGACGATCGAGATCGAAGGCGTCGAACATCTCGGAGGCGCCGAGCACACGATCATTCCGGACCGAATTGAAGCCGGAACATTCATTGTTGCCGCGGCGATAAGCGGCGGCGAGATCGAGATCAAAAACTGTCGTCCGGATCATTTAACGGCCGTGATCGACAAACTTCGAGATGCCGGAGTCGTCATCGAAGAACTCAACCAAAGCACGCTGCACGTCAAGGTCGGTCCCGCGGGACTCACCTCAAAAGGCGTTACCACTGAGCCGCATCCGCTCTTTCCGACCGATATGCAGGCACAGTATATGGCCTTGATGACGCAGGCCGAAGGCACTTCCGTTATCAAGGAAACGATTTTCGAAAATCGCTTTATGCACGCGTCGGAGCTCATCAGAATGGGCGCGCGAATCGAGATCTCGGGGAATACGGCGACGGTTCACGGCAAGACTCAGCTATCGGGAGCGCCGGTTTTGGCGTCGGACCTGCGCGCGTCGGCGTCACTCGTCCTCGCCGGACTCGCGGCCGATAGCGAAACGGTCATTGACCGCGTTTATCACATCGACCGCGGCTATGAAACGATCGTCAAGAAACTGCAGTCTATCGGCGCCGACATCGAACGGATCACTCACTGA
- a CDS encoding SDR family oxidoreductase: protein MIDKVAIISGSTAGIGLAIAKSLARAGASVVINGRTAERLKSAEAEIESFGGKVLGIQADAREEMEIGRIVKESVEYFGRVDILVNNAATVGVGYSVENMPVEVWDDVIYTNLRAVFLFCKAAIPFIKESNGGRIINIGGLSGKNPLPFAAADSSAKAAILALTRVLAAELGFFNVTVNTVIPGFQPDTETGAAFNEKLAEAFMITPEESISATRSRTLLKRFETLEEIAETVRFLCSDAGGAITGQNLNVNCGLATH from the coding sequence ATGATCGACAAAGTAGCAATTATCTCAGGCAGCACCGCAGGAATCGGATTGGCGATCGCCAAATCGCTCGCGAGAGCAGGCGCAAGCGTCGTCATCAACGGACGCACGGCCGAACGCTTGAAGTCAGCCGAGGCCGAGATCGAATCCTTCGGCGGAAAGGTTCTCGGAATTCAGGCCGATGCCCGCGAGGAAATGGAAATAGGCCGCATCGTCAAGGAATCCGTCGAGTACTTCGGCCGTGTCGATATTCTCGTCAACAACGCCGCGACCGTCGGCGTCGGCTATTCGGTCGAGAATATGCCGGTCGAGGTTTGGGACGATGTGATCTACACCAATCTCCGCGCCGTGTTTCTGTTCTGCAAGGCGGCGATCCCGTTCATCAAGGAGAGCAACGGCGGCCGGATCATCAATATCGGCGGACTTTCGGGCAAGAACCCGCTACCGTTCGCCGCGGCCGATTCGAGCGCGAAAGCGGCCATCCTCGCGCTCACGCGGGTGCTCGCGGCCGAGCTCGGATTCTTTAACGTGACGGTCAATACCGTGATACCGGGATTCCAGCCCGACACCGAAACCGGCGCCGCGTTCAACGAAAAGCTCGCCGAAGCGTTTATGATCACACCGGAAGAATCGATCTCGGCAACTCGTTCGCGGACACTCCTCAAGCGTTTCGAAACGCTTGAGGAGATCGCCGAAACGGTTCGATTTCTTTGTTCCGACGCCGGCGGCGCTATCACCGGTCAGAACCTGAACGTCAATTGCGGACTCGCAACGCATTAG
- a CDS encoding (4Fe-4S)-binding protein, translated as MSKKHEFSNGEVTVIWQPDICTHSGNCVRSLGQVFKPGDRPWVKTDGASTNEIVEAVGKCPSGALTTRMNNQ; from the coding sequence ATGAGCAAGAAACACGAGTTTTCAAACGGTGAAGTAACCGTCATCTGGCAGCCTGACATCTGCACGCATTCGGGCAATTGCGTCCGAAGTCTTGGTCAGGTTTTCAAACCTGGCGACCGACCGTGGGTCAAGACCGACGGCGCCTCGACGAATGAAATTGTCGAGGCCGTAGGCAAATGTCCGTCCGGCGCCCTGACGACGCGGATGAACAACCAATGA
- a CDS encoding dihydrofolate reductase — translation MITAIVAIARNFAIGRDGKLPWHYSADLKFFKRTTSGHTVVMGFNTWKSIGKPLPNRLNIVLSRTRTTEPQPGLKLVRSVDEVIALADADDLFLIGGAQVYREFADVIDRWMVTEIPETVENADAFMPKDFLDGFALVDSEDLGDGLTVKVYERRQNDV, via the coding sequence ATGATCACCGCCATCGTCGCCATCGCCAGGAACTTCGCCATCGGCCGGGACGGTAAGTTGCCGTGGCACTATTCGGCTGATCTCAAGTTCTTCAAGCGCACGACGTCGGGACACACCGTCGTGATGGGATTCAATACGTGGAAGTCGATCGGCAAACCGCTGCCGAATCGGCTGAACATCGTCCTCAGTCGAACGCGCACGACCGAACCGCAGCCGGGATTGAAACTCGTTCGCAGCGTTGACGAAGTTATCGCACTGGCAGACGCCGATGATCTTTTCCTGATCGGCGGCGCGCAGGTTTATCGTGAGTTCGCGGACGTTATCGATCGATGGATGGTAACCGAGATCCCGGAAACCGTTGAGAACGCCGACGCATTTATGCCAAAGGACTTTCTCGACGGATTTGCCTTGGTGGATTCTGAAGATCTCGGCGATGGCCTGACGGTTAAGGTTTATGAACGACGCCAAAACGATGTATGA
- a CDS encoding DUF962 domain-containing protein gives MMGGRTWDEWIEEYAEGHQHPMNRLTHTIGIPMIAISIILIPICFFVAGMWRFSLGLFVIGWVLQFIGHAFEGKPPEFFKDYRFLFVGLRWWFKKVLG, from the coding sequence ATGATGGGTGGACGCACGTGGGACGAATGGATCGAGGAATATGCCGAAGGGCATCAGCATCCGATGAACCGTCTGACGCATACGATCGGAATCCCGATGATCGCCATTTCGATCATCCTGATCCCGATCTGTTTCTTCGTCGCCGGAATGTGGCGTTTTTCACTGGGACTTTTCGTGATCGGCTGGGTTCTGCAGTTTATCGGCCACGCTTTCGAAGGGAAACCGCCGGAGTTTTTCAAGGACTACCGATTTCTGTTCGTCGGCCTGCGTTGGTGGTTCAAGAAAGTGCTCGGATGA